In Mytilus edulis chromosome 7, xbMytEdul2.2, whole genome shotgun sequence, a single genomic region encodes these proteins:
- the LOC139529962 gene encoding protein fuzzy homolog: MATYILCLTTGGGVPLFTRMSASLKPLPFPVIGSLNGVHMFGINQDVELLASTTDDAKVIWKVFHESVTMIAVSQDDMADDCHLTNLLNYAFQIVVLLCGLDEVTNIKNIERFKKELKVCNQLIDKLVEPPVSFSTLTNTVETIASPESTILQNFLDAFTEAAESSFGCLYVDDRIVVATRKWWSLSSNELVLLTLLISSLQRCSSRDIPIFLPDSHPTIPHRLMTFRLTKKTEVCVICGQTPSLTDLEHEVGRFWRPAYDSLLSATSVVPRNIPSSMVLDPNIQCFLLVNTETSRCLGSVYSSPESSGPLGDFLTVPQRTEVLSSFYKKMVGTFFNSVIEGSDTGPLEFTHQPMETYITTDSHKCYALQSGPYQLYVVYTDSIPTYAMRSVSHKTLSLLTKDKNIQV; encoded by the exons tTACCATTTCCTGTGATTGGTTCGCTGAATGGAGTACATATGTTTGGTATAAACCAAGATGTAGAGTTGTTAGCTTCCACAACAGATGATGCTAAAGTTATCTGGAAAGTTTTTCATGAAAG TGTAACAATGATAGCCGTATCCCAAGATGATATGGCTGATGACTGTCACCTGACTAACCTACTCAACTATGCCTTCCAGATCGTTGTTTTACTCTGTGGATTAGACGAAGTTACCAACATCAAAAatattgaaagatttaaaaaagagTTGAAG GTGTGTAACCAGCTCATTGACAAACTAGTAGAACCACCGGTCAGTTTCAGTACCCTTACAAATACTGTAGAAACAATAGCATCACCAGAAAGCACAATTCTGCAG AATTTCTTGGATGCCTTTACAGAAGCAGCTGAAAGTTCGTTTGGATGTCTGTATGTGGATGACAGGATTGTTGTGGCCACTAGGAAATGGTGGTCTTTATCCTCCAATGAACTAGTGCTATTGACCTTACTAATATCTTCTCTACAGAGATGTTCCTCCAGAGATATACCTATATTCCTACCAGACAGTCATCCCACT ATACCTCATAGACTGATGACCTTCAGATTGACTAAAAAGACAGAAGTATGTGTGATATGTGGACAGACACCAAGCCTTACAGATTTAGAGCATGAG gtAGGAAGATTTTGGAGGCCAGCTTATGATTCGCTATTATCAGCTACATCAGTTGTTCCCAGGAACATCCCTTCAAGTATGGTCTTAGATCCAAACATACAATG ttttcTACTTGTAAACACAGAGACTAGCAGATGTCTTGGAAGTGTGTACTCCTCCCCAGAAAGTAGTGGTCCTTTAG GTGATTTTTTAACAGTTCCACAGAGGACTGAAGTATTGTCATCATTTTATAAGAAGATGGTTGGAACATTCTTTAATTCAGTCATAGAAGGAAGTGATACAG GGCCATTGGAGTTTACTCATCAACCTATGGAGACATACATAACAACTGACTCTCACAAGTGTTACGCCTTGCAGTCTGGTCCATATCAGTTATATGTTGTATATACAGATAGCATCCCTACCTATGCTATGAG atCAGTGTCACATAAAACACTGTCTTTGTTGACAAAAGACAAGAACATTCAAGTCTGA
- the LOC139529964 gene encoding uncharacterized protein isoform X2, with protein MLQFLYISWFFCFQILCIGNSREDRTNLQHASSTSGLWSPVAKGQTLQTLQTLQTRKSSPTLKTPTRKRQSIQLELSPSEQYTSTSGLWSPVAKGQTLQTRKSSPTLKTPTTKRQSIQLELSPSEQYTRVTKIWSPIDCISPQSKNQSLHLVWPPQDQYTFADDKAVTTSSNHSKWKVDCPRQTTCVIYMMIWQSNIELEIPICLKKKKVEKMLQKEISKTCHEENDRNKKCTSRWVRWYFNMFDKKCKFFLYGGCQSRNNNFKSKVECENTCKYKNPDLSFRVKYQNIFCPKCIKCRN; from the exons ATGCTTCAATTTCTATATATTTCATGGTTTTTCTGTTTTCAGATTTTATGCATTGGGAATTCTAGAGAAGATCGAACAAATCTGCAACATGCTTCT AGCACCAGTGGACTATGGTCACCAGTAGCTAAGGGGCAGACCCTTCAGACCCTTCAGACCCTTCAGACCAGAAAGTCTTCCCCTACTTTAAAGACGCCGACCAGGAAGAGGCAAAGCATTCAATTAGAATTGTCACCTTCAGAACAGTATACT AGCACCAGTGGACTATGGTCACCAGTAGCTAAGGGGCAGACCCTTCAGACCAGAAAGTCTTCCCCTACTTTAAAGACGCCGACCACGAAGAGGCAAAGCATTCAATTAGAATTGTCACCTTCAGAACAGTATACT AGAGTAACTAAGATATGGTCGCCCATAGACTGCATATCGCCACAAAGTAAAAATCAGTCCTTACACCTTGTATGGCCCCCTCAAGATCAGTACACTTTTGCTGACGACAAGGCTGTAACCACATCTTCAAATCATAGT aAATGGAAGGTAGATTGCCCAAGACAAACCACCTGTGTCATCTATATGATGATTTGGCAGTCAAATATAGAGTTAGAAATACCAATATGCCTGAAGAAAAAGAAGGTGGAAAAGATGCTACAAAAAG aaataTCAAAAACCTGCCACGAAGAAAATGATAGAAATAAAAAATGCACATCAAGATGGGTACGCTGGTACTTCAACATGTTCGACAAAAAATGCAAATTCTTTTTGTATGGAGGATGCCAGTCTAGAAACAATAACTTTAAATCCAAAGTCGAATGTGAGAatacatgtaaatacaaaaatCCAGATTTATCATTTAGAgttaaatatcaaaacattttttgtcCAAAATGTATTAAATGTAGAAATTAA
- the LOC139529964 gene encoding DNA-directed RNA polymerase II subunit RPB1-like isoform X1 has translation MLQFLYISWFFCFQILCIGNSREDRTNLQHASSTSGLWSPVAKGQTLQTLQTLQTRKSSPTLKTPTRKRQSIQLELSPSEQYTSTSGLWSPVAKGQTLQTRKSSPTLKTPTTKRQSIQLELSPSEQYTRVTKIWSPIDCISPQSKNQSLHLVWPPQDQYTFADDKAVTTSSNHSSTSGLWSPVPKVPKGHTSLGHLKTRKTPSKFELSPSEQYTSTSGLWSPVAKGQTLQTLQTRKSSPTLKTPTRKRPSIQLELSPSEQYTVSIAINFETKIEIICFPAFKTEMSRSSNHSVRNTINSIKLLFI, from the exons ATGCTTCAATTTCTATATATTTCATGGTTTTTCTGTTTTCAGATTTTATGCATTGGGAATTCTAGAGAAGATCGAACAAATCTGCAACATGCTTCT AGCACCAGTGGACTATGGTCACCAGTAGCTAAGGGGCAGACCCTTCAGACCCTTCAGACCCTTCAGACCAGAAAGTCTTCCCCTACTTTAAAGACGCCGACCAGGAAGAGGCAAAGCATTCAATTAGAATTGTCACCTTCAGAACAGTATACT AGCACCAGTGGACTATGGTCACCAGTAGCTAAGGGGCAGACCCTTCAGACCAGAAAGTCTTCCCCTACTTTAAAGACGCCGACCACGAAGAGGCAAAGCATTCAATTAGAATTGTCACCTTCAGAACAGTATACT AGAGTAACTAAGATATGGTCGCCCATAGACTGCATATCGCCACAAAGTAAAAATCAGTCCTTACACCTTGTATGGCCCCCTCAAGATCAGTACACTTTTGCTGACGACAAGGCTGTAACCACATCTTCAAATCATAGT AGCACCAGTGGACTATGGTCACCAGTACCGAAGGTGCCTAAGGGGCACACATCACTTGGGCACCTTAAGACCAGGAAGACGCCTAGCAAATTTGAATTGTCACCTTCAGAACAATATACT AGCACCAGTGGACTATGGTCACCAGTAGCTAAGGGGCAGACCCTGCAGACCCTTCAGACCAGAAAGTCTTCCCCTACTTTAAAGACGCCGACCAGGAAGAGGCCTAGCATTCAATTAGAATTGTCACCTTCAGAACAATATACTGTAAGTATTGCAATTAACTTTGagacaaaaatagaaataatttgttttcctgCCTTCAAGACTGAAATGTCAAGATCTTCAAATCATAGTGTAAGAAATACAATTAATTCTATTAAACTGTTATTCATTTGA
- the LOC139529963 gene encoding piggyBac transposable element-derived protein 4-like encodes MEVSIDEAMIGFNGRLGFKQYVPLKPTKRGIKVWVRADPSNGYINDFQVYTGKTANNPEQNLGKRVVLDLMTPVFGLGHHLYCDSFFTSPDLFTSLWDHGTYACGTVRANRKGLPAGLDRIKLKEQGQFVVKQKNYMRVTVWRDKKNINLLSTNCFGEPDKVNRKQKDGTIKEVPCPLSVKHYNMFMNGVDHADQLRSTYNISRKCLKWWKYLFNFLVDISIVNAYLLMRESVNHQIVTKKNRPRQMTQLEFRMKLAHKMLGQFHGKRKRSVDPRPVLQPSNHWIENMPKKKTCKLCSQNKIRKEPKTGCAQCNVNLCIECFRPYHRKLFPQLFV; translated from the coding sequence ATGGAAGTATCCATTGACGAAGCAATGATTGGTTTTAATGGCAGGTTGGGGTTCAAACAGTATGTTCCCTTGAAGCCTACAAAAAGGGGGATCAAAGTTTGGGTTCGAGCAGATCCAAGTAATGGGTACATAAATGACTTTCAAGTCTATACTGGAAAGACAGCCAATAACCCAGAACAAAATCTTGGCAAAAGAGTTGTTCTTGATCTTATGACCCCTGTGTTTGGGTTGGGTCATCATCTTTATTGTGATAGTTTCTTCACTTCACCAGATTTATTTACAAGTTTATGGGACCACGGAACTTATGCGTGTGGCACGGTTAGAGCAAACCGTAAAGGATTACCTGCTGGTTTAGACCGTATCAAACTCAAAGAACAAGGCCAGTTTGTTGTCAAGCAAAAAAATTATATGCGAGTCACAGTTTGGAGGGACAAGAAAAACATTAACTTATTATCAACAAACTGTTTTGGTGAACCCGACAAAGTCAATCGTAAGCAAAAAGATGGTACCATCAAAGAAGTACCTTGTCCTCTGTCAGTCAAACATTATAACATGTTCATGAATGGGGTAGACCATGCAGATCAGTTGAGGTCTACCTACAACATCTCCAGAAAGTGCTTGAAATGGTGGAAATACCTCTTCAACTTCCTTGTGGACATCAGTATTGTCAACGCATACCTTCTTATGAGGGAGTCTGTCAATCACCAAATAGTGACAAAAAAGAACAGGCCGCGACAAATGACTCAGCTAGAGTTTAGAATGAAACTAGCTCACAAAATGCTAGGACAATTTCATGGGAAAAGGAAACGGTCAGTCGATCCAAGACCAGTACTCCAACCAAGTAATCATTGGATCGAAAATATGCCAAAGAAGAAGACATGCAAATTGTGCtcacaaaataaaattagaaaggaACCCAAAACTGGGTGTGCTCAGTGTAATGTAAATTTGTGCATAGAATGTTTTAGGCCATATCACAGGAAATTATTCCCACAGTTGTTCGTGTAA
- the LOC139482963 gene encoding piggyBac transposable element-derived protein 4-like produces the protein MAEIFDSSESESEFDGFELRDINAAEERYLQHIDALNNIDSDIEFSDVDSDENEGFNSDDDNVALAEIAKWGDELRPVQINDFTGPRPGPTTQMDKEKTEIDFFHLIFPERLYSEIATQTNAYANGRQNENWTPTTSDEIKAYIGGQIVMGIVPVPNMDMYWYKDKLFHSSSLEEKFSRNRYEELQRY, from the coding sequence atggCTGAAATTTTTGATAGTAGCGAGAGTGAAAGTGAGTTTGATGGCTTTGAATTACGGGATATAAATGCTGCAGAAGAAAGATATTTGCAGCATATTGATGCATTGAATAATATTGATTCTGATATCGAATTTTCAGACGTCGATTCTGATGAAAATGAAGGTTTTAATAGCGATGATGACAATGTTGCACTTGCCGAAATTGCAAAATGGGGTGATGAACTTCGGCCGGttcaaataaatgattttacGGGTCCACGGCCCGGTCCGACCACGCAAATGGACAAGGAAAAGACGGagatagatttttttcatttaattttcccGGAGAGACTTTATTCGGAAATAGCAACGCAAACAAATGCTTACGCAAATGGGAGGCAAAATGAAAATTGGACTCCAACTACAAGTGATGAAATAAAAGCATACATAGGGGGTCAGATTGTTATGGGAATCGTTCCTGTTCCCAATATGGATATGTATTGGTACAAAGATAAACTTTTTCATTCTTCTAGTCTTGAGGAAAAATTTTCAAGAAACAGATATGAGGAATTACAAAGATATTGA